The following are encoded together in the Glycine max cultivar Williams 82 chromosome 8, Glycine_max_v4.0, whole genome shotgun sequence genome:
- the LOC100802311 gene encoding protein-tyrosine-phosphatase MKP1 codes for MLGEESNNNNDRAGGHRRTTHSRSVSWTDRSPVTRKPPRPLQPLAIHKRSVLEWPSAGCDDLGDWSLPPTPRGSTKTPDSGSGQVFQFKKDYYAFYDKECSRIAEHVYLGSDTVAKSVELLRRHGITHVLNCVGFVCPEYFKTDFVYKTLWLRDSPSEDITSILYDVFDYFEDVRNQGGRVFVHCCQGVSRSTSLVIAYLMWREGQSFEDAFHYVKIARGVTNPNMGFACQLLQCQKRVHAMPASPSSVLRMYRMAPHSPYDPLHLVPKLIDHPSSRALDSRGAFVVHVPNAIYVWIGKECGSVMCCNARSAAAQVVRYERATEKIVSVFEDEEPKEFWIALSTKEVVVVENGEVKNVVERIEIDVGIRPRRVEEYDLDFGIFHKALAGGVVPPFSLSNAGSENCLPARENGWGRLTRKLASGIMKGLFTSSKCCESSVNIIEEGNQHKNVDPPLPPSSNNVGGSWSSFECFVDNGLERGKDSVQQVRDQFVVPSVGSSMPPPSPHSRAASDSFACFLSNSSKFSSKSPPLSPASSDYASSFTFSPSSTDLSIVSSRQSSPSGLESAEPNHVKDASSSESRSLVQKEGEAFLANHTLVGAKSSLPRKGSSLSIAERRGSNPPPRMMLPLASESSRVSKVRVRSRSFSLPALDDT; via the coding sequence ATGTTAGGAGAAGAGagtaacaacaacaacgacCGCGCCGGCGGTCACCGGAGAACAACACATTCCCGGTCAGTTTCCTGGACCGACCGGTCTCCGGTTACCCGGAAACCGCCGCGTCCGCTTCAGCCTCTCGCCATCCACAAACGCAGCGTTTTGGAGTGGCCCAGCGCCGGCTGCGACGATCTCGGTGATTGGTCTCTTCCACCGACCCCTAGAGGGTCCACCAAAACACCAGATTCGGGTTCGGGTCAAGTTTTCCAGTTCAAGAAAGACTATTACGCGTTCTACGACAAGGAATGTTCGAGAATCGCGGAGCACGTGTACCTGGGGAGTGACACGGTGGCGAAGAGCGTCGAGCTTCTGCGGCGGCACGGGATCACGCACGTGCTCAATTGCGTCGGGTTCGTGTGCCCCGAGTATTTCAAAACCGACTTCGTCTACAAGACCCTCTGGCTGCGTGACTCACCCTCGGAGGACATCACCAGCATTCTCTACGACGTCTTCGATTACTTCGAGGATGTCCGGAACCAGGGTGGGCGCGTGTTCGTCCACTGCTGCCAGGGCGTGTCGCGCTCTACCTCGCTCGTCATCGCGTATCTCATGTGGAGGGAAGGCCAGAGCTTCGAGGACGCCTTTCACTATGTCAAGATCGCGCGTGGCGTAACGAACCCCAACATGGGCTTCGCGTGCCAGCTGTTGCAGTGTCAGAAGCGCGTGCACGCCATGCCCGCGAGTCCTAGTTCTGTTCTCAGGATGTATAGGATGGCTCCTCATTCTCCTTATGACCCTCTTCATCTTGTGCCTAAGTTGATTGATCATCCTTCCTCACGCGCTCTTGACTCGCGTGGCGCATTTGTTGTGCATGTGCCTAATGCTATATACGTGTGGATTGGGAAGGAGTGTGGGTCGGTGATGTGTTGCAATGCAAGATCAGCGGCTGCTCAGGTTGTTCGGTATGAGAGGGCAACGGAGAAGATTGTTAGTGTGTTTGAGGATGAAGAGCCTAAGGAGTTTTGGATTGCTCTTTCTACCAAggaagtggtggtggtggagaatggagaggtGAAGAATGTGGTGGAGAGAATTGAGATTGATGTGGGGATTCGTCCCAGGAGAGTTGAGGAGTATGATTTGGATTTTGGGATTTTTCATAAGGCGCTTGCTGGTGGGGTTGTTCCACCTTTTTCTTTGTCTAATGCTGGATCGGAAAATTGCCTTCCTGCCAGGGAAAATGGGTGGGGGAGATTGACAAGGAAGCTTGCTAGTGGTATCATGAAAGGGTTGTTCACATCCTCTAAGTGCTGTGAGTCTAGTGTGAACATCATTGAAGAGGGAAATCAACATAAGAATGTTGATCCTCCTTTGCCACCATCTTCTAACAATGTGGGTGGTTCGTGGAGTTCCTTTGAGTGTTTTGTAGATAATGGCTTAGAGAGGGGAAAGGATAGTGTTCAACAAGTCAGGGATCAGTTTGTTGTTCCTAGCGTTGGGTCATCAATGCCGCCACCATCGCCTCATAGTCGAGCAGCATCGGATTCTTTTGCTTGTTTTCTAAGTAACAGCTCCAAATTCAGTTCCAAATCTCCACCACTTTCACCCGCCAGTTCGGATTATGCAAGTTCCTTTACATTTTCGCCTTCATCGACTGATTTGTCAATCGTGTCTTCTCGGCAGTCATCGCCTTCCGGTCTGGAATCAGCTGAACCCAATCATGTGAAAGATGCATCTTCCTCAGAGAGTCGCTCTTTAGTTCAGAAAGAAGGTGAGGCATTTCTGGCTAATCACACCTTGGTAGGGGCAAAGTCCAGTTTGCCGCGCAAAGGATCTTCCCTCTCCATTGCAGAGCGCAGAGGGAGTAACCCGCCACCTCGCATGATGCTACCCTTGGCCAGTGAATCATCCCGTGTCAGCAAGGTCCGGGTAAGATCCAGGTCTTTCTCATTGCCTGCCTTGGATGATACTTAG
- the LOC100819917 gene encoding uncharacterized protein isoform X1: MRKCTVQALGLAIAFFLLLILLTPSIPQPQRYHDFADKREFFGIPNALNVISNFLFMVIGLIGLVLCHRMNYFNISISLQGELWGWTCFYVAVTSVAFGSSYYHFGPNDAGLVWDRLPMSVAFASLLAILVIERIDAKKGTISIVSLIMAGIMSNVYWRFFGDIRLYVLAQGASCIAIPLMATLLPPMYTHSAYWLWASGFYVLAMLQEAADRVIYLLTFHIVSGHTLKHLSAAMVPIILTVMLAKRSVYSEKLLHAKSA; the protein is encoded by the exons atgagaaaatgcACTGTGCAGGCGTTGGGACTCGCTATTGCCTTCTTCCTTTTACTCATCCTCCTAACCCCATCCATTCCTCAGCCTCAGCGATACCATGACTTCGCTGACAAGCGCGAATTCTTTG GCATTCCCAATGCACTTAACGTGATATCAAATTTCCTATTCATGGTTATTGGTCTCATTGGCCTTGTGCTTTGCCACCGTATGAACTATTTTAACATcag CATCAGTTTGCAAGGTGAACTATGGGGTTGGACATGCTTCTATGTTGCTGTGACTTCAGTTGCTTTTGGGTCTTCATACTATCATTTTGGCCCAAATGATGCAGGACTTGTGTGGGACAGGTTGCCG ATGTCTGTTGCTTTCGCGTCTCTGTTGGCAATCCTTGTCATTGAAAGGATTGATGCAAAGAAGGGAACAATTTCAATTGTCTCTCTAATTATGGCGGGCATAATGAGCAATGTGTATTGGAG GTTCTTTGGTGACATCCGTTTATATGTTCTGGCCCAAGGTGCATCATGCATTGCCATACCTCTCATGGCTACTTTATTGCCTCCAATGTACACGCATTCAGCATATTGGCTCTGGGCTTCAG GATTTTATGTTCTAGCTATGCTGCAAGAGGCCGCCGATAGAGTGATTTATTTACTGACGTTTCACATTGTCAGTGGTCACACACTTAAGCATTTGTCTGCTGCAATGGTTCCTATCATCCTAACAGTCATGCTTGCAAAGAGAAGTGTTTACTCGGAGAAGCTTTTGCAT GCAAAGTCTGCTTAA
- the LOC100819917 gene encoding uncharacterized protein isoform X2, which produces MRKCTVQALGLAIAFFLLLILLTPSIPQPQRYHDFADKREFFGIPNALNVISNFLFMVIGLIGLVLCHRMNYFNISLQGELWGWTCFYVAVTSVAFGSSYYHFGPNDAGLVWDRLPMSVAFASLLAILVIERIDAKKGTISIVSLIMAGIMSNVYWRFFGDIRLYVLAQGASCIAIPLMATLLPPMYTHSAYWLWASGFYVLAMLQEAADRVIYLLTFHIVSGHTLKHLSAAMVPIILTVMLAKRSVYSEKLLHAKSA; this is translated from the exons atgagaaaatgcACTGTGCAGGCGTTGGGACTCGCTATTGCCTTCTTCCTTTTACTCATCCTCCTAACCCCATCCATTCCTCAGCCTCAGCGATACCATGACTTCGCTGACAAGCGCGAATTCTTTG GCATTCCCAATGCACTTAACGTGATATCAAATTTCCTATTCATGGTTATTGGTCTCATTGGCCTTGTGCTTTGCCACCGTATGAACTATTTTAACATcag TTTGCAAGGTGAACTATGGGGTTGGACATGCTTCTATGTTGCTGTGACTTCAGTTGCTTTTGGGTCTTCATACTATCATTTTGGCCCAAATGATGCAGGACTTGTGTGGGACAGGTTGCCG ATGTCTGTTGCTTTCGCGTCTCTGTTGGCAATCCTTGTCATTGAAAGGATTGATGCAAAGAAGGGAACAATTTCAATTGTCTCTCTAATTATGGCGGGCATAATGAGCAATGTGTATTGGAG GTTCTTTGGTGACATCCGTTTATATGTTCTGGCCCAAGGTGCATCATGCATTGCCATACCTCTCATGGCTACTTTATTGCCTCCAATGTACACGCATTCAGCATATTGGCTCTGGGCTTCAG GATTTTATGTTCTAGCTATGCTGCAAGAGGCCGCCGATAGAGTGATTTATTTACTGACGTTTCACATTGTCAGTGGTCACACACTTAAGCATTTGTCTGCTGCAATGGTTCCTATCATCCTAACAGTCATGCTTGCAAAGAGAAGTGTTTACTCGGAGAAGCTTTTGCAT GCAAAGTCTGCTTAA
- the LOC100802840 gene encoding uncharacterized protein, giving the protein MMKCFSVSLASLWVLLALFSLSVSSQNISESGLQQASLPPRGWNSYDSFCWTISEDEFLQSAEMVSQRLKAHGYQFVVVDYLWYRKKVKGAYPDSLGFDVIDEWGRMIPDPGRWPSSIGGKGFSEVANKVHSLGLKFGIHVMRGISTQAVNANTPILDITKGGAYQESGRVWHAKDIAMPERACAWMPHGFMSVNTKLGAGRAFLKSLYEQYAAWGVDLVKHDCVFGDDLDLNEISYVSEVLSVLNRPIVYSLSPGTSVTPAMAKDVSGLVNMYRITGDDWDKWEDVKAHFDVTRDFSTANMIGGKGLKGNSWPDLDMLPFGWLTDPGSNEGPHRFSKLTLEEKRTQMTLWSLAKSPLMYGGDVRRIDPTTYELITNPTLLEINYFSSNNMEFPYITSSINLKHPGGKERRLKKGIHSLGLTSCSESKARGWSIESLNQDLERICWKKGLENKHQAPFCVHKRELQFRLDGVSMYQEDYRGKHQLVATDRMKFCLDASPRRKVTSKEFKRGTFSPCRWDSNQIWELNSNGTMVNSYSGLCATVEYIEANVNSGGIRSWIATGRTGEIYLAFFNLSEQKTEIYAKTSYLAKVLPDKSITSCKGEEVWSGTDVITTQGTISMNVEIHGCALFVLNCN; this is encoded by the exons ATGATGAAGTGTTTCTCGGTGTCCTTAGCCTCTTTATGGGTTCTCCTTGCTCTCTTTTCTCTGAG TGTGTCATCTCAAAATATATCTGAGAGTGGGCTACAGCAAGCTAGCCTCCCACCAAGAGGTTGGAATTCCTATGATTCCTTTTGCTGGACAATTTCTGAAGACGAATTTTTACAAAGTGCTGAAATGGTTTCTCAACGTCTCAAGGCTCACGGATATCAG TTTGTCGTGGTGGATTACCTCTGGTATAGGAAGAAAGTCAAGGGTGCTTACCCTGATTCTCTTGGATTTGACGTGATCGATGAATGGGGAAGGATGATCCCTGACCCAGGAAGGTGGCCTTCTTCCATAGGTGGGAAGGGATTCAGTGAAGTAGCTAATAAAGTACATAGTTTAGGTTTGAAGTTTGGGATTCACGTTATGAGAGGGATAAGCACGCAAGCTGTCAATGCAAACACCCCTATCCTAGATATAACAAAG GGAGGTGCTTATCAAGAATCTGGTCGAGTGTGGCATGCAAAAGACATAGCAATGCCAGAAAGGGCTTGTGCATGGATGCCTCACGGTTTCATGAGTGTAAATACGAAGTTGGGAGCTGGGAGAGCTTTTTTGAAATCCCTTTATGAGCAGTATGCTGCATGGGGTGTTGATCTCG TGAAACATGACTGTGTGTTTGGAGATGACTTGGatttaaatgaaataagctaTGTGTCGGAG GTTCTCAGTGTGCTTAATCGCCCTATTGTGTATTCTCTGTCTCCTGGAACCAGTGTGACACCAGCCATGGCCAAGGATGTCAGTGGACTAGTCAACATGTATCGAATAACAGGAGATGACTGGGATAAATGGGAGGACGTCAAGGCTCATTTTGATGTAACAAG GGATTTTTCTACAGCTAATATGATAGGAGggaaaggtttgaagggaaatTCCTGGCCTGATTTGGACATGCTACCATTTGGATGGCTAACTGATCCAG GATCAAATGAAGGTCCACACAGATTTAGTAAACTCACTCTAGAAGAAAAAAGGACACAG ATGACTTTGTGGTCTTTGGCAAAGTCTCCCCTTATGTATGGGGGGGATGTGCGGAGGATCGATCCAACCACATACGAACTTATCACAAATCCTACCCTGCTAGAGATTAATTACTTTAGCTCAAACAATATGGAG TTTCCTTACATCACAAGCTCAATTAACTTGAAGCACCCtggagggaaagaaagaagactTAAGAAAGGAATACATTCATTGGGTTTGACTAGCTGCAGTGAATCAAAGGCGAGGGGTTGGTCTATTGAAAGTCTTAACCAAGATCTTGAAAGAATCTGTTggaaaaagggtttagaaaacaagcatcaggCCCCTTTCTGCGTACACAAAAGAGAACTTCAATTCAGATT AGACGGGGTGAGTATGTATCAAGAGGACTATCGAGGGAAACATCAATTAGTTGCAACTGACAGAATGAAATTTTGCTTGGACGCTTCTCCAAGACGAAAGGTTACTTCTAAAGAGTTCAAGAGAGGTACATTTTCTCCATGCAGATGGGATTCAAATCAG ATCTGGGAACTGAACTCCAATGGGACCATGGTAAATAGTTACTCCGGTCTTTGTGCAACTGTAGAGTATATTGAAG CTAATGTTAATTCTGGTGGGATTCGCTCTTGGATCGCAACAGGAAGAACAG GGGAAATCTATCTTGCTTTCTTCAATCTAAGCGAACAGAAGACGGAGATATATGCAAAGACATCATATCTGGCTAAGGTTCTTCCTGACAAAAGCATCACTTCATGCAAGGGCGAGGAAGTGTGGAGTGGAACAGATGTAATAACAACGCAAGGGACGATATCAATGAACGTGGAAATTCATGGATGTGCACTATTTGTTCTAAATTGCAACTAG
- the LOC100804776 gene encoding 60S acidic ribosomal protein P3 yields MGVFTFVVRKSGSEWSAKQHSGDIEASADSTFDLQRKLVQAALAVDSSGGVQSSFSPVSPTSAVFQVIVGGAVFVGGGGGAVAAAPAGGAAAADAAPAAEKKEEKVEEESDDDMGLGLFD; encoded by the exons ATGGGAGTCTTCACCTTTGTCGTCCGCAAATCCGGCAGCGAATGGAGCGCCAAGCAACATTCCGGCGACATCGAGGCCTCCGCCGATTCCACCTTCGATCTCCAACGGAAGCTCGTGCAAGCCGCTCTCGCCGTTGATTCCTCCGGTGGAGTTCAGTCCTCTTTCTCTCCCGTGTCTCCTACCTCCGCTGTGTTCCAG GTGATAGTGGGTGGTGCAGTATTCgttggaggtggtggtggtgctgtTGCAGCTGCACCTGCAGGTGGTGCTGCCGCAGCTGATGCTGCCCCAGCTGctgagaaaaaggaagaaaaggtgGAGGAAGAGTCCGATGATGATATGGGATTGGGACTGTTTGATTAG